Proteins encoded together in one Prevotella scopos JCM 17725 window:
- a CDS encoding DUF4369 domain-containing protein, which yields MRMKRIAYIILFSLLLVSCGTRSGYFKMEGRFLHMNQGELYVYSPDGGIAGLDTIKIEAGRFSYEKPCNKPSTLIIIFPNYSTQPIFAEPGEAVEVKADASHLKEMEVDGTKDNKLMTKFRKQIASVSPPEELKYAIQFINDHPESVVSVYLLNHYLVQTEAPDYKQAAKLLPLLIKEQPDNASLGRLQRQLTELGSLPIGSKLPTFSVKDVNGKMVNNASFQGKNVIIINTWAAWSYESLDIQRALNDAVKAGKIAALGICVDANLKEVKQTLERDEIEFSNVCDGKLLNTPLLKTFGLNTIPDNIVIRNGKVVERNITANTIRQRYSTD from the coding sequence ATGCGCATGAAGCGAATAGCATACATAATTTTATTCTCCCTGCTGTTAGTTTCTTGTGGTACCCGTAGCGGTTACTTCAAGATGGAGGGACGCTTCTTGCACATGAATCAAGGTGAACTTTATGTTTATAGTCCTGATGGTGGTATTGCTGGTTTGGATACCATCAAGATTGAAGCAGGACGCTTTTCTTACGAGAAGCCTTGTAATAAACCTTCTACATTGATTATTATCTTCCCAAATTATTCCACGCAACCTATCTTTGCCGAGCCTGGTGAAGCGGTTGAGGTGAAAGCGGATGCTTCTCACTTAAAAGAGATGGAAGTGGATGGGACAAAGGATAATAAGTTGATGACTAAGTTTCGTAAGCAGATAGCAAGTGTATCTCCTCCAGAGGAACTCAAGTATGCAATACAATTTATCAACGACCATCCAGAGTCTGTTGTAAGTGTCTATCTGCTCAATCACTATCTTGTTCAAACGGAAGCTCCTGACTACAAACAGGCTGCAAAACTTTTACCACTATTGATAAAAGAACAGCCTGATAATGCCAGCTTGGGACGTCTTCAACGACAATTAACTGAACTTGGTTCTTTACCAATAGGTAGTAAGCTACCAACGTTTTCGGTTAAGGATGTCAATGGGAAGATGGTTAATAATGCGTCATTTCAAGGAAAGAATGTCATTATTATCAATACCTGGGCAGCATGGAGTTATGAGAGTCTTGATATTCAACGTGCGCTGAATGATGCTGTGAAAGCAGGAAAGATAGCTGCGTTGGGTATCTGTGTTGATGCTAATCTTAAGGAAGTAAAACAAACATTAGAGCGCGACGAGATAGAGTTTTCGAATGTTTGTGATGGAAAACTTCTTAATACTCCTTTGCTCAAAACCTTTGGACTTAATACCATACCAGATAATATCGTCATTCGGAACGGAAAAGTTGTGGAAAGAAATATCACTGCTAATACCATCCGTCAGCGTTATAGTACTGATTAA
- a CDS encoding IS256 family transposase, variant Zn-binding type — translation MIIIFVLFIFLWQKICFYCGSKSTIKRGHLNGSQRWYCKCCKRSFVGHNRLTNTIVNNRYSKGNLTVKDLSEEYGVSTRTIYRKLTKSYKEELPNLLVRPVVVLMDATYWGRNFGVVIMKDSLSGDVLWFKFINRHERLEDYKEGISYLESLGYTIQGLVCDGFKGLRQAFPNYKFQLCQFHQVMTIKTKLTSRPKLEASKELLELSKMLCHTDKESFIGALKEWYTKWEDFLKERTTTEDGKSHYTHKALRSAFLSLKRNMSSLWTYYDYPELKMPNTNNAIESLNADLKTKLNLHKGISMERRKIFIQDFIKSHSPKK, via the coding sequence ATAATCATTATCTTTGTTTTATTTATATTTTTATGGCAAAAAATCTGCTTTTATTGTGGCTCAAAATCGACTATAAAACGTGGTCATCTTAATGGTAGTCAACGCTGGTATTGTAAGTGCTGTAAGAGGAGCTTTGTTGGACATAATCGCCTTACCAATACCATTGTCAATAATCGTTATTCCAAGGGTAATCTAACAGTCAAAGATCTATCAGAGGAGTACGGAGTTTCAACCAGGACAATTTATAGAAAACTCACCAAATCTTATAAAGAAGAACTTCCCAACCTTCTTGTTCGCCCTGTAGTGGTTTTAATGGATGCCACCTATTGGGGACGTAATTTTGGTGTCGTTATCATGAAGGATTCATTGTCTGGTGATGTACTTTGGTTTAAGTTTATCAATAGGCATGAACGTCTTGAAGACTATAAGGAGGGCATAAGCTACTTGGAGTCACTTGGGTATACCATTCAAGGGCTTGTATGCGATGGTTTTAAGGGACTTAGGCAAGCTTTTCCCAATTATAAATTCCAATTATGCCAGTTCCATCAAGTAATGACTATAAAGACAAAACTAACTTCAAGACCCAAGCTTGAGGCTTCAAAAGAACTGCTTGAATTATCCAAGATGTTATGTCATACGGACAAGGAGTCCTTTATTGGGGCTTTAAAGGAATGGTACACCAAGTGGGAGGATTTTCTTAAGGAACGGACAACAACAGAAGATGGAAAATCACATTATACTCATAAAGCTCTACGTAGTGCTTTTTTGAGCCTTAAAAGGAATATGTCGTCATTGTGGACATACTATGATTACCCTGAATTGAAGATGCCAAATACAAACAATGCCATTGAATCACTCAATGCAGATTTAAAGACAAAATTGAACCTACACAAGGGGATCAGTATGGAAAGAAGAAAGATCTTCATCCAAGACTTTATAAAGTCCCATTCTCCTAAGAAATAA
- a CDS encoding DUF1810 family protein: MQHSAKEVKEVMGRRIEALKFCLFMTLFDAVGPSDTFEKMLETFFDGARDSLTLQRRGNKGWSSSTSNNQSA; this comes from the coding sequence TTGCAACATTCTGCTAAGGAAGTGAAAGAGGTGATGGGGCGTAGAATTGAAGCCTTAAAGTTCTGTCTCTTTATGACTCTCTTTGATGCTGTCGGCCCAAGTGATACCTTCGAAAAGATGCTCGAAACCTTCTTTGACGGAGCTCGAGATAGTCTGACCTTACAAAGGAGAGGAAATAAGGGTTGGAGCTCTTCTACCTCTAATAATCAGTCTGCTTAA